Proteins from a genomic interval of Polaribacter sejongensis:
- a CDS encoding family 43 glycosylhydrolase produces MKKLLFLLTLVFLFSCNNEKNQNTAQTSDTKKASEIKKRLETYINPLDIDYTYMVYNSTQNKSYRSGADPAVIEFKGEYYMFVTRSFGYWHSTDLINWNFIKPEQWFFEGSNAPTAFNYKDSLVYFAGNPAGYGSILYTDDPKGGKWTPTASISTDIQDSELFIDDDGQTYLYWGSSNVNPLQVKMLNKDDRFLETGVRKELFNLDEEKHGWERFGENNFHPTLKEGYMEGASMTKHNGKYYLQYAAPGTQFNVYADGVYIGDTPLGPFKYMKNNPMSFKPGGFTNGAGHGITVKQTNGQYWHFATMALASNSQWERRLSMFPTYFDADGLMYSNTSYGDYPRFGANHPTKAGEHNGWMLLSYKGAATVSSSLMQIKKFTSDDDAVEVTELPLEKNADGQIISKVLTDEDPKTFWVADANDDKQWLTIEMLKPGNINAFQLNFHDHESGIYTRTEGLKHQFTIETSMDGINWQTVVDRSTSERDTPNAYIVLDEAVKAKFVRYNNVKVPGANFAMSEFRVFGLGLEDKPTGVTGFKVKREADRRDVSFSWDAVKGAQGYNIRWGIAKDKLYQSWQVYNTNEHFMRSLDRDTPYYFTIEAFSENGISVKSDITYAE; encoded by the coding sequence ATGAAAAAACTACTTTTTTTACTCACTTTAGTATTCCTTTTTTCTTGTAATAATGAAAAAAATCAGAATACAGCACAAACTTCTGATACCAAGAAAGCATCAGAAATAAAAAAAAGGCTTGAAACCTATATCAACCCATTAGATATTGATTATACCTATATGGTGTATAATTCAACGCAAAATAAATCGTACCGTTCTGGTGCAGATCCAGCGGTTATAGAATTTAAAGGAGAGTATTACATGTTTGTAACGCGTTCTTTTGGTTATTGGCATTCTACCGATTTGATAAACTGGAATTTTATTAAACCAGAACAATGGTTTTTTGAAGGTAGTAACGCACCTACAGCTTTTAATTACAAGGATTCATTGGTGTATTTTGCAGGTAATCCTGCTGGTTACGGAAGCATTCTTTACACAGATGATCCTAAAGGAGGAAAATGGACACCAACTGCTTCTATATCTACAGACATTCAAGATTCTGAATTATTTATAGATGATGACGGACAAACCTATTTGTATTGGGGCTCTTCTAATGTGAATCCACTTCAAGTAAAAATGTTGAATAAGGACGATCGTTTTTTAGAAACAGGTGTTCGTAAAGAATTGTTTAACCTCGATGAAGAAAAACATGGATGGGAACGTTTTGGTGAAAATAACTTTCACCCAACCTTAAAGGAAGGCTATATGGAAGGCGCTTCTATGACCAAACACAACGGAAAATATTATTTACAATATGCAGCACCTGGCACACAATTTAATGTGTATGCAGATGGAGTTTATATTGGAGATACTCCATTGGGACCATTTAAATACATGAAAAACAACCCAATGAGTTTTAAACCAGGCGGATTTACAAATGGTGCTGGACACGGAATAACGGTAAAACAAACCAATGGGCAATATTGGCACTTTGCAACCATGGCGCTTGCCTCTAATTCGCAATGGGAACGTCGTTTAAGTATGTTTCCTACTTATTTTGATGCTGACGGATTAATGTATAGCAACACATCTTATGGTGATTATCCGCGTTTTGGAGCGAATCATCCTACAAAAGCAGGAGAACACAATGGTTGGATGTTATTGTCTTATAAAGGAGCTGCTACCGTCTCTTCTTCCTTAATGCAGATAAAGAAATTTACGTCTGATGATGATGCGGTAGAAGTCACAGAATTACCTTTAGAAAAAAATGCTGATGGTCAGATAATTTCTAAAGTATTAACAGATGAAGATCCTAAAACATTTTGGGTTGCAGACGCCAATGATGATAAACAATGGTTGACCATTGAAATGCTAAAACCTGGAAATATCAATGCTTTTCAATTGAATTTCCATGACCATGAATCCGGAATTTATACACGTACCGAAGGATTAAAACATCAATTTACTATTGAAACTTCTATGGACGGTATTAACTGGCAAACCGTTGTAGATAGAAGCACAAGCGAAAGAGACACACCAAATGCTTACATTGTATTAGATGAAGCTGTAAAAGCAAAATTTGTACGTTATAACAATGTAAAAGTACCTGGAGCAAACTTTGCAATGTCCGAGTTTAGAGTATTTGGATTAGGACTAGAAGATAAGCCAACAGGAGTTACAGGGTTCAAAGTAAAAAGAGAAGCAGATCGTAGAGATGTCTCTTTTTCTTGGGATGCGGTAAAAGGTGCTCAGGGTTATAATATCCGTTGGGGAATTGCAAAAGATAAATTATATCAATCATGGCAAGTCTACAATACAAATGAACATTTTATGCGTTCTTTAGACAGAGATACACCATATTATTTTACTATAGAAGCATTTAGTGAAAATGGAATTTCAGTAAAGAGTGATATCACTTATGCTGAATAA
- the bglX gene encoding beta-glucosidase BglX, producing MIFSSCNSNNNTGTSSKATAENPFESKIDSILELMTLDEKIGQLNLPTSGDITTGTAKGTDVGERIKEGKVGGLFNIKTAEKIYEVQKIAVEQSRLGIPLIFGMDVIHGYKTTFPIPLGLSSSWDMEMIEKTARVAATEASADGINWTFSPMVDISRDPRWGRVSEGNGEDPYLGSKIAVAMVNGYQSDDLSANNTLMACVKHFALYGASEAGRDYNTVDMSRNRMYNEYLAPYKAAVDAGVGSVMASFNEIDGIPATGNKWLLTDVLRDDWGFNGFVVTDYTGIYEMIAHGVGDKYQVSEQALKAGVDMDMAGDSPSVPAAFIKTLKESYENGKVTMDEIDTAVKRMLTAKYQLGLFDNPYKYCDLDRAKTEIFTPENKAFARKVSAESMVLLKNEDQLLPLKKSGTIALIGPLAKAANNMAGTWSVATDQEKSNSVFDGLKEVIGDKATMLYAKGSNIDYDLELEQRATMFGKGIPRDGRTDKQLLDEALKIAAKSDIIVATIGESAELSGESSSRTDLGIPQVQKDLLNALLKTGKPIVLVLFTGRPLVLVEENENVPAILNAWFPGSEAGLAISDVLFGDVNPSGKLTATFPRNVGQVPLFYNHKNTGRPLGNTEGKFEKFKSNYIDVRNEPLYPFGYGLSYTTFDYENLKLDTTSINMDGEINVSVEVTNSGDYDGKEVVQLYIRDLVGSITRPVKELKGFQKVEIKKGETQNITFKISVEDLKFYNSELDFVAEPGQFQVFVGTNSDTKMMKEFELTK from the coding sequence ATGATCTTTTCGAGCTGTAATTCTAACAATAATACAGGTACAAGTTCTAAAGCAACAGCAGAAAATCCATTCGAGTCAAAAATAGATTCAATTCTAGAACTGATGACCTTAGATGAGAAAATTGGGCAACTTAATTTACCAACTTCTGGAGATATAACAACAGGAACAGCCAAAGGAACTGATGTTGGGGAACGTATAAAAGAAGGTAAAGTTGGTGGGTTATTCAATATTAAAACTGCTGAAAAAATTTATGAAGTTCAAAAAATTGCTGTAGAACAAAGTAGATTAGGAATTCCTCTAATTTTTGGAATGGACGTAATTCATGGTTACAAAACAACGTTTCCAATTCCTTTAGGTCTTTCTAGTTCTTGGGATATGGAAATGATTGAAAAAACGGCAAGAGTAGCAGCTACAGAAGCAAGTGCAGACGGAATTAACTGGACGTTCTCTCCGATGGTTGATATTTCTAGAGACCCACGTTGGGGACGCGTTTCTGAAGGAAATGGAGAAGATCCTTATCTAGGAAGTAAAATTGCTGTAGCTATGGTAAATGGGTATCAATCTGATGATTTATCAGCAAATAACACCTTAATGGCTTGTGTAAAACACTTTGCACTTTACGGTGCTTCTGAAGCAGGTAGAGATTACAACACTGTTGATATGAGCCGTAATAGAATGTATAATGAATACTTAGCTCCTTACAAAGCAGCAGTAGATGCTGGAGTGGGTTCTGTAATGGCTTCCTTTAACGAAATAGACGGAATTCCGGCAACTGGAAACAAGTGGTTACTTACAGATGTATTAAGAGACGATTGGGGTTTTAATGGTTTTGTAGTAACTGATTATACGGGTATTTATGAAATGATAGCACATGGTGTTGGAGATAAATATCAAGTTTCGGAACAAGCTTTAAAAGCAGGTGTAGATATGGATATGGCAGGAGATTCTCCTTCAGTTCCAGCTGCTTTTATAAAAACTTTAAAAGAGTCTTATGAAAATGGTAAGGTAACCATGGATGAAATTGATACTGCGGTAAAACGTATGTTAACAGCAAAATACCAATTAGGTTTATTTGACAATCCTTATAAATATTGTGATCTTGATAGAGCTAAAACAGAAATTTTTACACCAGAAAACAAAGCGTTTGCACGTAAAGTTTCTGCAGAATCTATGGTATTGCTAAAAAATGAAGATCAATTACTTCCGCTTAAAAAATCTGGAACAATTGCTTTAATTGGTCCATTAGCAAAAGCAGCTAACAATATGGCTGGAACTTGGAGTGTAGCTACAGATCAAGAAAAATCAAATTCTGTTTTTGACGGATTAAAAGAGGTTATTGGCGATAAAGCAACCATGCTATACGCAAAAGGAAGTAACATCGATTATGACTTAGAATTAGAACAACGTGCTACTATGTTCGGAAAAGGGATTCCTAGAGATGGACGTACAGACAAACAATTGTTAGATGAAGCTCTTAAAATTGCTGCGAAGTCTGATATTATTGTAGCAACTATTGGAGAATCTGCCGAATTAAGTGGAGAAAGTAGTAGTAGAACTGATCTTGGTATTCCACAAGTTCAAAAAGACTTATTGAATGCTTTGTTAAAAACAGGAAAACCTATTGTTTTAGTATTATTTACAGGAAGACCTTTAGTTTTAGTGGAAGAAAATGAAAATGTACCTGCTATACTTAACGCATGGTTTCCGGGTAGTGAAGCTGGTTTAGCAATTTCTGATGTATTATTCGGAGACGTAAATCCTTCAGGAAAATTAACAGCTACTTTTCCAAGAAATGTAGGTCAAGTACCATTATTTTACAATCATAAAAATACAGGAAGACCTCTTGGAAATACAGAAGGTAAATTTGAGAAATTTAAAAGTAACTATATCGATGTTCGTAACGAGCCTTTGTATCCTTTTGGTTATGGATTAAGCTACACTACGTTTGATTATGAAAACTTAAAATTAGATACCACTTCTATAAACATGGACGGCGAAATTAATGTTTCTGTAGAGGTTACTAATTCTGGTGATTACGATGGAAAAGAAGTTGTTCAATTATATATAAGAGATCTTGTTGGTTCTATAACACGACCTGTAAAAGAGCTAAAAGGTTTCCAAAAAGTAGAAATTAAGAAAGGAGAAACTCAGAATATAACGTTCAAAATTTCTGTTGAAGATTTAAAATTCTATAATTCAGAATTAGATTTTGTAGCAGAACCAGGACAATTTCAAGTTTTTGTAGGAACAAATTCTGACACCAAAATGATGAAAGAGTTTGAATTGACTAAATAA
- a CDS encoding prolyl oligopeptidase family serine peptidase yields MKLKTLITTLFLVFVMSFLMSAQQLKKSESLFLNKTHIVQKDTLKYRVLLPKNFSKNKTYPLVLFLHGAGERGDDNKKQLANGSDLFLNETTRDSFPAIVIFPQCPENDYWAKLKADRSTKPITFKYKYKKSPTKAMGLVMNLMDEMVEKPYVKTNQVYVMGLSMGGMGTFEIIYRKPEMFAAAIPICGGGHPKTVSAYAKSIPLWVFHGAKDDVVDPNLSVNMVSAILKNGGFPRFTLYDFANHNSWDPALAEPELLTWLFSNSK; encoded by the coding sequence ATGAAGCTAAAAACACTTATAACAACACTCTTTTTAGTTTTTGTGATGTCTTTTTTAATGAGCGCACAGCAATTAAAAAAGTCTGAAAGTTTGTTTCTAAACAAAACACATATTGTTCAGAAAGACACGCTTAAATACAGAGTATTATTGCCTAAAAACTTTTCTAAAAACAAAACATATCCGTTGGTATTGTTTCTTCACGGAGCAGGAGAACGAGGCGACGATAATAAAAAACAGTTAGCAAATGGTAGCGATTTATTTTTAAATGAAACGACAAGAGATTCATTTCCTGCAATCGTTATTTTTCCACAATGTCCAGAAAATGATTATTGGGCTAAGTTAAAAGCAGATCGATCTACAAAACCAATTACGTTTAAATATAAATACAAGAAATCACCAACCAAAGCAATGGGTTTGGTAATGAATTTGATGGATGAAATGGTAGAAAAACCATATGTAAAAACCAATCAAGTTTATGTAATGGGTTTATCTATGGGAGGTATGGGAACCTTCGAAATTATCTATAGAAAACCAGAAATGTTCGCAGCAGCCATTCCTATTTGCGGAGGCGGACATCCAAAAACGGTATCAGCATATGCCAAATCTATACCTTTATGGGTTTTTCATGGAGCAAAAGATGATGTTGTAGACCCGAATTTATCAGTAAATATGGTATCTGCAATTCTTAAAAATGGCGGATTTCCAAGATTTACACTCTATGATTTTGCAAATCACAACAGCTGGGATCCTGCTTTAGCAGAACCAGAATTATTAACATGGCTTTTCTCTAATTCAAAATAA
- a CDS encoding glucoamylase family protein, whose translation MRNFLLISILSLALFGCNKQKEETTTDTVVEDNFISDDALLDRIQEQTINYFWEGAEPSSGLALERIHMDNVYLESPKTTVTTGGSGFGLMAILVGIERGFISREAALLRFQKIVDFLDKADRFHGAWPHWINGETGKVQPFSEKDNGGDLVETAFLIQGLLTVSEYFDGNTVEEKELVSKIDNLYRTVEWDWYTKNGEDVLYWHWSPEYGWDMNLPVQGYNECLIMYVLAAASPTHPIKKSVYEQGWAKNGAIVSNKTYYDENIVLNYFYNDTDLVGPLFWAHYSYLGLDPRNLSDQYANYWTLTQNQAKIHYKYAVDNPLNFKGYGEDLWGLTSSYSIDGYHGHRPGDDLGVISPTAALSSFPYTPNESMNVLRNIYKNHDSLVGKYGPYDAFSLEDNWYIEKYLAIDQGPIPIMIENHRTGLLWRLFMKNSDVQNGLDALGFTY comes from the coding sequence ATGCGTAATTTTCTATTAATAAGTATACTATCACTAGCTCTATTTGGTTGTAATAAGCAAAAAGAAGAAACTACTACAGATACCGTTGTAGAGGATAACTTTATTTCTGATGATGCTCTTTTAGATCGTATTCAAGAGCAAACTATCAATTATTTTTGGGAAGGAGCAGAACCTAGTTCAGGTTTGGCACTCGAAAGAATACATATGGATAATGTGTATCTTGAATCGCCTAAAACTACCGTAACTACTGGAGGAAGTGGTTTTGGATTGATGGCTATTTTAGTAGGAATTGAAAGAGGATTTATATCGAGAGAAGCAGCACTTCTAAGGTTTCAAAAAATAGTAGATTTTTTAGACAAAGCAGATCGTTTTCATGGTGCTTGGCCACATTGGATTAACGGTGAAACAGGAAAAGTACAGCCTTTTAGTGAAAAAGATAATGGAGGAGATTTGGTTGAAACAGCTTTTCTTATTCAAGGTTTATTAACTGTTTCTGAATATTTTGATGGCAATACTGTAGAGGAAAAAGAATTGGTTTCTAAAATCGATAATCTTTACAGAACTGTAGAATGGGACTGGTACACCAAAAACGGAGAAGATGTTTTGTATTGGCATTGGTCGCCAGAATATGGTTGGGACATGAACTTACCCGTTCAAGGTTATAATGAATGCTTAATTATGTATGTGCTTGCCGCGGCATCACCAACACACCCAATAAAAAAATCTGTTTATGAACAGGGATGGGCTAAAAATGGTGCTATTGTTTCTAATAAAACCTATTATGATGAAAACATCGTTTTAAACTATTTTTATAATGATACAGATTTGGTTGGACCTTTATTTTGGGCGCATTACTCCTATTTAGGTTTAGATCCTAGAAATTTATCAGATCAATATGCAAATTATTGGACACTAACACAAAATCAAGCTAAAATTCATTACAAATACGCAGTCGATAATCCACTTAATTTTAAAGGATACGGAGAGGATCTTTGGGGCTTAACTTCTAGCTATTCCATAGATGGTTATCATGGACATAGACCGGGTGATGATCTTGGTGTAATTTCACCAACTGCAGCATTATCTTCTTTTCCATATACACCAAATGAAAGCATGAATGTTTTAAGAAACATTTATAAAAATCACGATAGTCTTGTTGGTAAATACGGCCCTTATGATGCTTTTAGTCTTGAAGATAATTGGTACATAGAAAAATATCTTGCAATAGATCAAGGTCCTATTCCTATAATGATAGAAAATCACAGAACAGGTTTGTTATGGCGATTATTCATGAAAAATAGTGATGTACAAAATGGTTTAGATGCACTTGGTTTCACCTATTAA
- a CDS encoding RagB/SusD family nutrient uptake outer membrane protein, which yields MKNNIKNIQILFAIGLLFTTVSCSEDYLNVDSKDRLEQDDTETVTPKEMVNGTYGMLTEWDYAFSYLGITEIISDNSDKGSSSTDTGGDKDVLDALTYTSSAGSILSMWQNWYKSINRATIAIDYTENYGLTDENVKNRLVGEAKFLRALNYFWLVRSFGAVPLQDVDLVERQPVADVYAYIEADLLDAIEKLPLKSKYASEDLGRATKGAAQALLSKVYLYEEEWQKAYDMAENVINSGEYGLHPNYEELWRASTENGIESIFEVQARGESIAHGVQQYSQTQGARGADGWGWGYNNPSETLVKAFEAEGDLIRMNASIIFEGETLWDGREVFEVENPRYNEKAYSTASAGSDDGDKNIRILRYAEILLIKAEAATYIGQDAATPLNLVRSRVNLPSISNPTVAQIWKERHLELAMEHDRWFDIVRTGQAKEAMAADGKTFVVGKHELFPIPYNQLIQTPGMTQNPGWE from the coding sequence ATGAAAAATAATATTAAAAATATACAGATTCTATTTGCTATAGGACTGCTTTTCACTACTGTTTCTTGTAGTGAAGATTATTTAAATGTTGATAGTAAAGATCGTTTAGAGCAAGACGATACTGAAACAGTAACGCCTAAAGAAATGGTAAATGGTACCTACGGTATGTTAACCGAATGGGATTATGCTTTTTCTTATCTTGGAATAACAGAAATTATATCTGACAATTCAGATAAAGGTAGTTCTTCTACCGATACTGGGGGTGATAAAGACGTATTAGATGCCTTAACCTATACAAGTAGTGCAGGTTCAATTCTTTCTATGTGGCAAAATTGGTATAAATCTATAAACAGAGCGACTATTGCTATAGATTATACAGAAAATTATGGTCTAACAGATGAAAACGTAAAAAACAGATTAGTGGGTGAAGCGAAGTTTTTAAGAGCTTTAAATTATTTTTGGCTAGTAAGATCTTTTGGTGCTGTACCATTACAAGATGTAGATTTAGTTGAAAGACAACCTGTAGCAGATGTATACGCTTATATAGAAGCAGATTTATTAGACGCTATAGAAAAATTACCTCTTAAAAGTAAGTATGCTTCAGAAGATTTAGGTCGTGCAACTAAAGGAGCTGCTCAAGCACTTTTATCTAAAGTTTACCTTTATGAAGAAGAGTGGCAAAAAGCATATGACATGGCAGAAAATGTTATTAATTCTGGAGAATATGGATTGCATCCAAATTATGAAGAATTATGGAGAGCTTCCACAGAAAATGGTATAGAATCTATTTTTGAGGTGCAAGCTAGAGGAGAATCTATAGCTCATGGTGTGCAACAATATTCTCAAACTCAAGGTGCCAGAGGTGCTGACGGTTGGGGATGGGGATATAACAATCCATCTGAAACACTTGTAAAAGCTTTCGAAGCAGAAGGTGATCTAATTAGAATGAATGCTTCTATTATTTTTGAAGGTGAAACACTATGGGATGGTCGTGAAGTTTTTGAAGTTGAAAACCCTAGGTATAATGAAAAAGCATATTCTACTGCTTCCGCAGGATCAGACGATGGAGATAAAAACATACGAATACTTCGTTATGCAGAAATTCTATTAATAAAAGCGGAAGCTGCAACCTATATTGGTCAAGATGCTGCAACACCACTTAATTTAGTAAGAAGCAGAGTAAATTTACCTTCTATTAGCAACCCTACAGTAGCACAAATCTGGAAAGAAAGACATTTAGAATTAGCGATGGAACACGACCGTTGGTTTGATATTGTTAGAACAGGACAAGCTAAAGAAGCAATGGCTGCAGATGGTAAAACGTTTGTTGTTGGTAAACACGAATTGTTTCCAATTCCTTACAATCAATTAATACAAACTCCAGGAATGACACAAAATCCAGGATGGGAGTAA
- a CDS encoding SusC/RagA family TonB-linked outer membrane protein, with the protein MKTKISLLLILFFSLGAFAQEMEINGIVTSKNGGTPLPGVSVAVAGTSNGVSTDFDGKYALTVNKGEQLTFSYIGFKKITVTVNSENVIDISLEDDVESLNEIVVIGYGTQKRSDLTGAVSSIKSDDLLKQPAANATQSIQGKLSGVNIINTNAPGSDPVVMIRGLGTAASGTTPLYIVDGIQVSGISNINPSDIETMDVMKDAASAAIYGMDAANGVIFITTKKGKNGKAKVSLSSYYGATSTLNPVKMADASEYITYFNEVRTSLGSTDLLSPNQANDTDWYDELTDVRLSNSNNVSISGANEHTNYFFSLNNYNEDGLLKDQNLTRNTLRSNNTFNLFENRVKLTQSFSAAISKGTPKPFNAFNEAYRQSPLVPAYYDNGAFGQSNWNTNTGIVGYQGNSRLNSIGNPLATVYYNNQKDETTDLQGSFDLEVKITGSLKANSRFGGTKSYYKSRSFNDIKSQYLTTNTGQNEADFNALKEANPTTTAYADNNLSFSRSESYRYNWDNYLTFDKIIGNHSINVVAGLTKGSKNNTFSTYQLAYDVPQKEQYWNINFASEDYEQTSQQSSSTPTNQLSYYGRLQYNYNEKYFLQANIRRDGISTFNNDNNTEYFGNFPSFSAGWVLTKESFLSDIENLNFLKMRVGWGKLGNSDVPFNVSTYSTATGSSNVNYVFGANQDLVYGAALGASIYPISWEITKETNVGLDFQAYSSRLSGSFNYYNRNTENAILNVTPVYTSGEGTNYYDHGAEVLNKGYEIEFNWRDNITEDLSYNLGFVFSDNKNNVENVKSAYDGQTGGSLSNGQITKKLQEGQPIYAWWMYEADGVWQNQDEINNNAHYGTPSPGHLRYKDQNNDGVIDDNDKKFFGSYIPTYNFGFNVGLNYKSFDLAIDAFGAGGNKIYNGLKGTSIDGGENIAYDTFANRWTGEGSTNVNPGAGKDSYASSYYLEDGDYLRINNITIGYTLPVLMNQVSRIRVYATAKNPFMFTKYSGFTPEIVGSSGSAGASGAAGIELSAYPNTKTFLFGVNIDL; encoded by the coding sequence ATGAAAACAAAGATTAGTCTATTATTAATACTGTTTTTTTCATTAGGTGCTTTTGCACAAGAAATGGAAATAAATGGTATTGTAACAAGTAAAAATGGAGGTACTCCTTTACCAGGAGTAAGCGTTGCTGTAGCAGGAACAAGCAACGGAGTCTCAACCGATTTTGATGGAAAGTACGCTCTTACCGTTAATAAAGGTGAACAATTAACATTTAGCTACATTGGCTTTAAAAAAATTACAGTAACAGTAAATAGTGAAAATGTTATCGATATTTCATTAGAAGATGACGTAGAATCTCTAAATGAGATTGTAGTTATTGGTTATGGTACCCAAAAAAGATCAGATCTTACAGGTGCTGTTTCTAGTATTAAATCAGATGATTTATTAAAACAACCAGCGGCAAACGCAACACAATCTATACAAGGAAAATTGTCTGGTGTAAATATTATTAACACCAATGCACCTGGTAGCGATCCTGTAGTAATGATAAGAGGATTAGGTACTGCCGCATCTGGTACAACACCTCTTTATATTGTAGATGGTATACAAGTAAGTGGTATTAGTAACATAAACCCTTCTGATATTGAAACAATGGATGTTATGAAAGATGCTGCCTCAGCTGCTATTTATGGTATGGATGCTGCAAACGGTGTTATATTCATTACAACCAAAAAAGGAAAGAATGGAAAAGCTAAAGTTTCATTAAGTTCTTACTACGGAGCAACGAGTACGCTGAACCCAGTAAAAATGGCAGATGCTTCAGAGTACATTACTTACTTTAATGAAGTTCGTACATCTTTAGGGTCTACAGATTTATTATCACCGAACCAAGCAAATGATACAGATTGGTATGATGAGTTAACAGACGTTAGATTATCTAATAGTAATAATGTTTCTATTTCAGGAGCTAATGAACATACAAATTATTTCTTTAGTTTAAATAATTACAATGAAGATGGACTTTTAAAAGATCAAAACTTAACTAGAAATACGTTAAGATCTAACAATACCTTCAACCTTTTTGAAAACAGGGTAAAATTAACGCAAAGCTTTAGTGCTGCAATTTCAAAAGGAACTCCAAAACCTTTTAATGCCTTTAATGAAGCATACAGACAATCTCCATTAGTGCCTGCGTACTATGATAATGGTGCTTTTGGTCAATCTAACTGGAATACGAATACAGGAATTGTTGGTTACCAAGGTAACAGCCGTTTAAACTCTATAGGTAACCCTTTGGCAACTGTATATTATAACAATCAAAAAGACGAAACTACAGATTTACAAGGATCTTTTGATTTAGAGGTTAAGATAACAGGTTCTTTAAAAGCAAACTCTCGTTTTGGAGGTACTAAATCGTACTACAAATCAAGATCTTTTAATGATATTAAGTCTCAGTATTTAACTACAAATACAGGGCAAAATGAAGCTGATTTTAATGCTTTAAAAGAAGCAAACCCAACAACTACAGCATATGCAGATAACAACTTATCTTTTAGTAGATCTGAAAGCTATAGATACAACTGGGATAACTATTTAACTTTCGACAAAATAATAGGTAATCACAGCATTAATGTGGTAGCAGGTCTTACAAAAGGAAGTAAAAACAATACGTTTAGCACTTATCAACTTGCTTATGATGTACCACAAAAAGAACAATACTGGAACATCAACTTTGCTTCTGAAGATTATGAACAAACGTCACAACAAAGTTCATCTACGCCTACAAATCAATTATCGTATTATGGAAGGTTGCAATATAACTACAACGAAAAATACTTTCTTCAAGCAAACATTCGTAGAGATGGTATAAGCACATTCAATAATGATAACAATACAGAATATTTTGGAAACTTCCCTTCTTTTAGTGCAGGTTGGGTGTTAACTAAAGAATCATTTTTAAGTGATATAGAAAACCTAAATTTCTTAAAAATGAGAGTAGGTTGGGGTAAATTAGGAAATTCAGATGTTCCTTTTAATGTGTCAACATATTCAACCGCTACCGGAAGTAGTAATGTAAATTACGTATTTGGGGCGAATCAAGATTTAGTGTACGGTGCAGCTTTAGGTGCTTCTATCTACCCTATTTCTTGGGAAATTACTAAAGAAACAAACGTTGGTTTAGATTTTCAGGCGTATAGCTCAAGATTATCTGGTAGTTTTAACTACTACAACAGAAACACAGAAAATGCCATTCTAAATGTAACTCCCGTTTACACTTCTGGTGAAGGAACCAATTATTATGATCATGGAGCTGAGGTGCTAAACAAAGGTTATGAAATAGAATTTAACTGGAGAGATAATATCACTGAAGATTTATCTTACAATTTAGGTTTTGTGTTTTCTGATAATAAAAATAATGTTGAGAATGTAAAATCAGCTTATGATGGTCAAACCGGAGGTAGTTTATCTAACGGTCAAATCACAAAGAAATTACAAGAAGGACAACCTATTTATGCTTGGTGGATGTACGAAGCAGATGGTGTTTGGCAAAACCAAGATGAAATAAATAACAATGCACATTACGGTACTCCATCTCCAGGACATTTACGTTATAAAGATCAAAATAACGATGGTGTTATCGATGATAATGATAAAAAATTCTTCGGTTCTTACATTCCTACTTACAACTTCGGATTTAATGTAGGTTTAAACTATAAAAGTTTTGACTTAGCTATTGATGCTTTTGGAGCTGGAGGAAATAAAATTTATAATGGATTAAAAGGAACGAGCATAGACGGTGGTGAAAACATAGCGTATGATACATTTGCAAATAGATGGACAGGCGAAGGATCTACCAACGTAAACCCAGGAGCAGGTAAAGACTCTTATGCATCAAGTTATTATTTAGAAGATGGAGATTATTTAAGAATCAACAATATTACTATTGGTTATACTTTACCAGTACTAATGAATCAAGTTTCTAGAATTAGAGTTTATGCAACTGCTAAAAACCCATTTATGTTTACTAAATATTCTGGTTTTACTCCAGAAATAGTTGGTTCATCTGGTTCTGCAGGAGCAAGTGGAGCAGCAGGAATAGAACTTTCTGCATACCCAAACACTAAAACCTTCTTATTTGGTGTAAACATCGATTTATAA